Within Flavobacteriales bacterium, the genomic segment TCAAAACTTGAAAACCAGAGGTGAATTTCTGCAGGTCTCCAGCCGTGAGCGACTCTTGTCCTGAGATGCTTACGTGAACGGTTTCGTTCTCAACGCCATCGATTTGCTTTTTCAAGCGAACTTGCTTCAAGTTCAGGATGATCTCCGTTACGTCATCTACAACACCTTTAATCGTGGAGAACTCATGGTCGACACCTTCGATGCGCACGCTCGTAAAGGCATATCCCTCAAGACTGCTGAGCAATACTCTTCTAAGAGCATTACCGATGGTCAAACCATATCCTGGTTCGAGCGGACGAAATTCAAACTGTCCCTCCAAATCAGTAGAGGTGTTCATGATTACTTTATCTGGCTTCTGAAAGTTGAGGATTGCCATATTCTTGAGCGGATTAAGTCTGTTATTACTTAGAGTACAATTCGACGATCAACTGTTCCTTGATGTTCTCCGGGATTTGTTGACGATCTGGAATAGCAAGGAATTTTCCTTCCATGGTCTCCCCATTCCATTCGATCCATTCGTACTGACCAGCTCTGTTGTCGCGCAAAGAGTCCTCGATAACAACTAGTCCTTTACTCTTTTCACGAACTCCTACTACATCACCTGCACTCAGGGTCATTGAAGGAATGCTAGCGACCTCACCATTCACGAGAATGTGACGGTGCGATACCAACTGGCGTGCTTGACGACGTGAGTTCGCAATACCCATGCGGAAAACCACATTGTCTAAGCGAGCCTCACAAAGTTGGAGCAATACTTCACCAGTTACACCCTTACTACTCGAGGCCTTCTTGAACATGTTCGAGAATTGACGCTCCAATAGACCGTAAGTGTACTTAGCTTTTTGCTTCTCCATTAACTGGATAGCATATTCGCTCTTCTTTCCACGGCGCTTGTTAACACCGTGCTGTCCAGGAGGATAGTTTCTTTTCTCAAAAGAACGATCCGGTCCGAAAATAGCTTCTCCGAAGCGACGAGCGATTTTAGTTTTTGGTCCTCTATATCTTGCCATTACTGATAACTTTCTACGATATGATTATACACGACGACGCTTAGGTGGACGGCAGCCATTGTGTGGCAAAGGCGTAACGTCGATGATCTCGGTAACGTCAATACCGGAATTGTGAAGGGCACGAATAGCGCTCTCTCGTCCATTACCAAGGCCCTTTACGTACACTTTCACCTTTTTCACCCCGGCCTCGCTTGCGCGACCTGCGCAATCTTCTGCAGCAACCTGAGCTGCATACGGAGTATTCTTCTTAGAGCCTCGGAAGCTCATTTTCCCAGCAGACGACCAAGAAATTACTTGGCCAGTCTTATTAGTCAAAGAAATGATGATGTTATTGAAAGAAGCGCTAATATGCGCTTCTCCGATCGCATCGACCTTTACTTTGCTCTTTCTTACTTTTTTAGTCGTCTTCGCCATTAGACCTTATGTTTATTTAGTTGCTTTTTTCTTGTTAGCAACTGTTTTCCGTTTTCCTTTACGTGTTCGGGAGTTGTTTTTGGTACGCTGACCACGCAATGGCAATCCGGCTCGGTGACGGATTCCACGGTTGCATCCGATATCCATAAGGCGCTTGATGTTCGTTTGAACTTCTGAACGAAGTTCTCCTTCTACCTTGTACTCCTCGGAGATGATGTTACGAATACGTGCCAACTCGTCATCAGACCAGTCTTCAACTTTGGTATTGACGTCTACATCTGCTTTCGTCAAAATCTCTTCAGATCGACTCATTCCGATACCGAAAATGTAGGTCAAACCAATTACTCCTCTCTTGTTTCTGGGCAAATCCACCCCTGCAATACGTGCCATAAGCTTGTCTTGTTACAAAATCAGATTAACCCTGACGTTGCTTAAATTTTGGATTTTTCTTGTTGATGACGTACAAACGACCCTTGCGACGGACGATCTTGCAGTCAGCACTTCTCTTTTTCAATGACGCTCTTACTTTCATGCCTTTGCGTTTTTTCTTTTAGTAGCGATACGTAATTCTGGCCTTAGACAAATCATACGGAGACATCTCGAGCTTTACCTTATCTCCCGGAAGCAATTTGATGTAGTGCATTCTCATCTTTCCTGAAATGTGAGCTGTTACTACATGCCCGTTTTCAAGCTCCACGCGAAACATCGCGTTGGATAATGCTTCTACAATTGTTCCGTCTTGTTCGATTGCCGCTTGTTTGGCCATAAATCAGCGTTCAAATTTATATTGATGCTCCTGTTGTTGTTCTTCCTTTCAATCTTCCCGTTTTCATCAAACCATCATAGTGACGGTTCAATAGATACGATTCAATTTGCTGAAGTGTATCGAGTACAACTCCTACCATGATCAGCAGGGATGTTCCTCCGTAGAATTGAGAAAACTGTTGATTAACTCCTGCCTTCATTGCGAATGCCGGTAAAATGGCGATCAACGCCAAGAAAATAGAACCGGGCAACGTAATTCTAGACATCACCGTATCCAAGAAATCAGCTGTAAGTTTTCCCGGTTTCACGCCTGGAATAAATCCACCATTTCTCTTCATATCATCTGCCATCTGGTTCGTATTAACGGTAATGGCAGTATAGAAATAAGTGAAGATGATGATCATCAAGGCAAAGATGAAGTTGTACCAAAAACCTTGAAAATTCGAGAACTCGTTAATGAACCAATTGCTCTCACCACCGGTAAAGCCTGCTAAGGTAATAGGCACGAACATGATGGCTTGGGCGAAAATGATCGGCATTACCCCTGCGGCATTCACCTTCAAGGGCAAATACTGACGAACTCCACCACCGTATTGCTTGTTACCTACAACTTGTTTCGCGTACTGAACCGGAACCCTGCGTACACCTTGCACCAGAGCTACAGAGAACAGGATCACGACCAATAAAATCACGATCTCGACAAGGAGAACGACCAATCCACCACCTGTACTTTCAAGGCGAGATACGAACTCTTGCACAAATGACTTTGGAAGGCTAGCAATGATACCGATCATAATGATCAAGGAGATTCCGTTTCCGATTCCTCGGTCGGTGATCTTCTCTCCCAACCACATTGTAAAGATTGTTCCGGACACGAGGAGTACCATACTGCTGAACCAGAAAGTTCCAGGTCCCAACAAAAATGCCGTTTCAGGCAACTGCGATTGAAGGTTTGCAATGTACCCTGGGGCCTGTGCAGCGGTAATAAGTATGGTCAAGTATCGAGTGATCTGATTGACCTTCCGACGACCGCTCTCTCCTTCCTTTTGCAACTTCTGTAGATAAGGAACAGCCAATCCCATCAACTGTATCACAATGGACGCAGAGATGTAGGGCATGATTCCCAACGCAAGGATCGAAGCCTGCGCGAATGCACCACCAGTAAACAGGTTCAAGAGACCCAAAAGTCCCGATGACGCTTGTTCTTGTAAGGCCTCTAATTGCGCTGGATCGATACCCGGAAGAACTACGTACGATCCTAAACGATACACGAGCAGAAAACCCAATGTAGTTAGGATACGATTCCGGAGTTCCTCGATCTTCCAGATATTGTTGATTGTTTCTATAAACTTCTTCATCCTATAGGTTTAGAGCAAGTTTACAGATCCACCCTTTTCCTCGATCGCACTTTTGGCTGAGGCAGAGACTTTGTGTACGGTAATGTCCAATTTGGCTTCCAACTCACCACGACCTAAGATCTTGATCTTGTCGTTCTTGCTGGCAAATCCATTAGCGATGAAGGTGTCGATATTAATTTCTCCCTTCACTTTTTTGTCGTCAACCAAACGCTGGAGGGTATCCAGGTTAATGGCTACATACTCAACGCGATTAGGATTCTTGAAACCGAATTTTGGAACACGACGTTGAAGTGGCATTTGACCTCCTTCAAAACCGATCTTCTTCGAGTATCCAGAGCGAGATTTCGCTCCTTTGTGCCCACGCCCGGAAGTTCCGCCTTTCTTGCTTCCCTCTCCGCGGCCTACTCGGTTTCCCTTTTTGTTTGATCCTTTCGCAGGTTGCAGATTACTTAAATCCATTTCTATCAATTATTCAGGCAGAGCCTAATTATTCAACAATTTCGATCAAGTGGCTCACCTTTGCGATCATTCCTCGAATTTGAGGAGTATCGTTGTGCTCAACGACTTGATTCATCTTTTTGAAGCCCAATGCGATCATTGTGTCCTTCTGACGCTTGGGACGGTTGATCACGCTTCGTACTTGTTTTACTTTAATTGTAGCCATTTCGAAGATGGTAATTATCCGTTAAATACTTTTTGAACAGAGATTCCACGTTGTGCTGCTACTGCACCTGCATCGCGCAAGTTCAAAAGTGCGTCCATGGTTGCCTTTACAGCGTTGTGTGGATTCGAAGATCCCTTCGACTTCGCCAATACATCATGAACTCCAACGGCCTCAAGAACAGCGCGCATTGCACCTCCAGCGATTACTCCAGTACCATGGGCAGCAGGGCGAATAAAAACGCGAGCGCCACCGAATTTCCCTTCCTGAGCGTGAGGAATGGTTCCTTTAACCAATGGAATGCGAACCAAGTTCTTCTTAGCATCCTCGATTCCTTTGGTGATCGCTTCTGATACTTCTTTCGATTTACCCAAACCGATTCCTACTACTCCGTTTTCATCACCAACTACCACGATGGCAGAGAATCCGAAGGTACGACCCCCTTTGGTCACTTTAGTTACCCGTTGAATCCCAACCAAACGGTCTTTTAGTTCGATTCCGGTTGGCTTAACTCGTTGGACGTTTTTGTACTCTGTTAACATATCTTCCTTAAAATTTTAGACCTCCTTCGCGGGCGCCTTCTGCCAATTCTTTAACACGACCATGATACAGGTAACCATTGCGATCGAAGCTGCACTCCGAAATTCCTTTCTCGGCTGCTTTAAGCGCTACGGACTTACCTACTTCACGAGCTACTTCTTTCTTGGTTCCTTCGGATTTGATCTCCTTTTCCAAAGATGAAGCACTTACGATGGTCTCGCCAGTTAGATCATTGATCAATTGGGCGTAGATCTCTTTGTTGGAACGGAAAACTGACAGTCTAGGACGTTCGTTGTTTCCAGTAACTTTTTTACGGACACGCATTTTAATGCGTTGTCTTCTTTCGGATTTTGTCAATGCCATAATTCTATCCTCCTATTAACCTGCAGCCTTACCTGCTTTACGACGAATATATTCTCCAGTGAAGCGCACTCCTTTTCCTTTGTACGGTTCTGGCTTGCGGAATGAACGAATCTTTGCGGCCACCATTCCCAATAACTGGTTGTCATGAGAACTTAAAAGAACCGTAGGGTTTTGTCCCTTTTCAGACTTCGTTTCAACTTTTACCTCGCCTGGTATCTCAAAAATAATATTGTGACTGTACCCCAAAGAGAGATCCAATTTTTGACCTTGATTACTGGCGCGGTATCCAACTCCAACGAGCTCCAGTGATTTAGTGAAACCATCGGTCACACCTTTTATCATGTTGCTGATCAAAGCGCGATTAGTACCGTGGAGTGCCTTAAGCTGCTTTGATTCATTCTCACGAACCAATTCCAAGGTACCTTCTTCAAGCGTTGCCGTAATTCCGGTAGAGAGTTCAAGGCTCATCTCACCTTTCGGGCCCTTCACACCAACCATTTGGCCATCAATCTTGACCTCAGCTCCTTGTGGAATCTCAATCGGGTTTTTACCAATACGTGACATCCTCTAAGTCTTTTCTTTTATTAATAAACGTAGCAGAGCACTTCTCCACCAACATTCTCTTGACGAGCCATTTTGTTCGTCATAACACCATTCGAAGTTGAGACGATAGCAATTCCCAAGCCATTCAATACGCGTGGCATTTTTTCAGCGTTGCTGTATTGACGAAGACCCGGACGGCTTACGCGCTCAAGTTTCTTGATAGCAGGCATCTTGGTTTTCGCATTGTATTTCAAAGCTATACGCAAAACACCTTGTTTGTTGTCTTCTTCTACTTTGTAGTCGCGGATATAACCTTGTTCTTTAAGAATCTTGGCGATTTCTACCTTGATCTTTGAAGATGGCACATCAACTACTTTGTGTCCAGCCAACATCGCATTTCGCATGCGAGTCAATAAATCTGCAATTGGATCTGTTGTCATTTTTCTAAAGCTCTTTTATTACCAGCTGGCTTTCTTTACTCCAGGAATTAACCCTTGATTCGCCATTTCGCGGAAAGTCACCCTTGAGATTCCGAATTGACGCATATATCCTTTAGGGCGCCATGTTAATTTGCAACGGTTATGAAGACGTACGGGAGATGCGTTCTTTGGCAATTTCTGAAGTGCTTCGTAGTCACCTGCAGCCTTCAAAGCTGCACGCTTTTCCGCGTATTTGTCTACCAGTGCTTGACGTTTGCGCTCACGCGCTTTCATTGATTCCTTGGCCATTGCTTACTTTTTAAAAGGAATTCCAAATTGTTTCAAAAGTGCCTTTGCCTCTGCATCTGTTTCGGCACTCGTTACAAATGTGATATCCATACCGCTGATACGGTTCACTTTATCAATATCGATCTCTGGGAAGATGATCTGCTCGGTGATTCCCAGGTTGTAATTTCCACGACCATCGAAACCCTCATCTACCCCACGGAAGTCACGAATACGTGGCAATGCCGCTACGATAAGGCGCTCCAAGAATTCGTACATTCTCTCTCCACGTAGAGTAACTCGTGCACCGATAGGCATGCCTTTTCTCAACTTGAAGTTACTGATGTCCTTCTTTGACTTAGTCGAAACGGCCTTCTGACCTGCGATCATGGTCATTTCTTCCAATGCCGATTCGATCACTCGCTTATCAGCCACAGCTTCACCAACTCCTTGGCTCAGAACGATCTTCTTCAGTTTAGGTACGCGCATTACATTCGTGTAACCAAACTCTTCGGTCAAAGCAGGAACGATACGCTCCTTGTACTCGGTAGTTAATCTCGGTTTGTAGTCACTCATTTCAATACCTCCCCGGATGTTTTAGAATACCTTTCAATTTTACCTTCATCATTCACGCGACGTCCGATTCGGGTTGGCTCTCCTGATTTAGGATCTAGAACCATCAAATTTGAAATGTGAATGGGTACCTCTTCTTCGGTGATACCACCTTGTGGATTCGCTGCACTCGGCTTAACGTGTTTTGTAACCACGTTCACACCTTCTACGATAGCTCGTGATTTAGCTGGGAATACCTCAAGTACTTTTCCCTGCTCGCCTTTGTACTCTCCAGCGATCACTTGTACACTATCTCCTTTTTTCAAATGAAGCTTGGTCATTTTTTCTCTTTTTATAGTACCTCTGGAGCGAGTGATACGATTTTCATGTATTGCTTGTCTCGCAACTCACGAGCTACTGGTCCAAATACACGAGTACCGCGCATTTCACCTGCTGGGTTCAAAAGAACACAAGCGTTATCGTCAAAACGGATATAAGATCCATCTGGTCGACGTACTTCTTTTTTAGTGCGAACCACTACAGCACGAGAAACCTGACCTTTTTTCACACTTCCTGAAGGAAGCGCATCCTTGATCGTAACGACGACATTGTCACCGACCGATGCATAACGACGCTTCGTACCCCCCAGAACGCGGATCACCAACACTTCCCGTGCTCCTGTGTTATCCGCAACTTTCAGACGTGACTCCTGCTGTAACATTACTTCGCTCTTTCAATAATTTCTAACAAGTGCCAATTCTTGTTCTTGCTCATTGGACGCGTTTCCATAATACGAACCGTATCGCCGATGTTGCAGTCGTTCTGCTCATCGTGAATCATGAACTTAGAAGTCTTCTTCACGAATTTTCCGTACATCGGGTGCCTTACTTTGCGCTCGATCATAACCACAGCCGATTTATCCATCTTATTGCTGGTTACGATACCGATACGCTCTTTCCTTAAATTTCTTGCTGTTGTTTCCATAAAGCCAAATTAATTGGAGGCTTGTTCTGCGTTTCTCTTGGTCAATTCAGTGTTCAAGCGAGCAATGGTCTTTCTCATTTGACGCAATTCCATAGGATTTTCCAATTGAGAAACTGCGTGACTCATCTTAAGCTCTGCCAAACGGTTATTCTCCTCGCCGATACGCTCGATCAATTCGGCTGTCGACATTTCAATGATTACTGATTGTTTCATCTCGGCAATATTATTGTCCAGTATAGTCTCGGCGTACAACAAACTTGGTCGTGATCGGCAGCTTCTGAGCGGCCAAACGGAGTGCCTCTTTCGCCACATCCATTGGAACTCCATCAAGCTCGAACAACATACGGCCCGGCTTTACAACCGCTGCCCAGTATTCTGGCGCTCCTTTACCCTTACCCATTCGAACCTCTGCTGGTTTCTTAGTGATCGGCTTATCGGGAAATACGCGAATCCAAAGCTGTCCTTCACGTTTCATGTAACGTGTAGCTGCAATACGAGCAGCCTCGATCTGACGAGATGTCATCCACGTTTGTTCGAGTGCTTTGATACCAAAAGCTCCGAAGGCCAACTGGTTTCCGCGTTGAGCGTTCCCCTTCATGCGACCCTTCTGTACGCGACGAAATTTGGTTCTTTTCGGCTGTAACATCTTAGTTGCCTTTTATCTTTTCTTCTTACTTCTTTCTTCTTCTTCCTCCAGCTGGACGTCGGCCACCGCCGCCACCTTGAGCTGCTGCTTTACCAGCTTTCTGTCCAAGGACATTCGACAAGTCACGCTTACCGAATACCTCGCCTTTCATGATCCAAACTTTCACACCCAAACGTCCGTAAGTCGTGTGTGCTTCGATCAATGCATAGTCAATATCCGCACGGAATGTGTGCAATGGAGTACGACCATCCTTGAACATCTCAGTACGAGCCATCTCGGAACCATTCAATCGACCACTGATCTGGATTTTGATACCTTCTGCTCCCATTCGCATGGCAGCTGCAATAGCCATTTTAGTTGCACGACGGTAAGAGATACGTCCTTCGATTTGGCGGGCGATACTAGACGCTACCAAATGCGCGTCCAATTCGGGGCGCTTGATCTCGAAGATGTTAATTTGGACTTCCTTTCCGGTAAGTTTCTTCAACTCCTCTTTCAACTTATCAACCTCTTGACCGCCTTTTCCGATAATGATTCCTGGACGAGCAGTTGTGATGGTCACTGTGACCAATTTCAACGTACGCTCGATGATGATTCGAGATACACTAGCTTTAGACAAGCGAGCATACAGGTAGTTGCGAACTTTCTTGTCCTCGGCGAGTTTATCGCCGTAATCCTCTCCGCCGTACCAATTCGACTCCCATCCGCGAATGATACCAAGTCTATTACCTATTGGATTCGTCTTCTGTCCCATCGTATCTTATTCTTCAGTGTTTTTGCGCGTATCCAAAACCATAGTAACGTGGTTAGAACGCTTACGAATTCTATGAGCTCGTCCTTGAGGAGCAGTTTGCAAACGCTTCAACATGCGGGCGCTATCTACATACACTTCCTTGATATACAAACCTGAGTCGACATCAAAGGCCGCATCGAACTTCTGTTCCCAATTCGCGATCGCACTCTGCAAAAGCTTCTCCATACGTTGAGCAGCCTCCTTATTGGAGTACTTCAACATAAACAACGCTTTATCTGCGTTCATTCCGCGAACCATATCAGCGACCAAGCGCATTTTGCGAGGCGAGGTCGGACAATTGCGTAGTTTTGCAAAGGCTACTTCTTTGTTTGCCTCTTTGCGCGCTTCCGCTACGTTGTGTTTTCTTGAACCCATTTCTAATTCTTTTCTCTAATTAGACAATTATCGTTTGCCCTTGTCTTTCTTGTTACCTGCGTGTCCACGGAATGTGCTCGTCAATGCGAACTCACCCAATTTGTGACCAACCATGTTCTCCGTAACATATACTGGAACGAATTGACGTCCGTTGTGCACTGCAATCGTCATTCCGACGAAATCAGGAGTGATCATTGACGCACGAGACCAGGTCTTAATCACACCCTTTTTACCACTTTCTGCTTGTGCCAATACCTTGCGCTCAAGTTTGAAGTGTACGTATGGGCCTTTTTTTAATGATCTTGCCATGACTTATTTCTTTCTACGTTCAATGATATAACGGTTGCTAGCTTTTTTCTTAGCACGGGTTTTGAATCCTTTAGCAGGAACACCGTTGCGCGAGCGTGGGTGACCTCCTGACTGACGGCCTTCGCCACCGCCCATTGGGTGATCGACCGGGTTCATAGCAACACCACGAGTACGTGGACGACGACCTAGCCAGCGCTTACGACCAGCCTTACCCAGACGCTCCAAAGCGTGATCACTGTTCGAAACGACTCCGATAGTCGCCAAACATGTAACGAGGATCATACGGGTTTCGCCAGAAGGCGTTTTCAATACCGCGTAACGCCCTTCACGAGCTGCCAACTGAGCATATGTACCGGCACTACGCGCCATCATACCTCCCTGACCAGGACGCAACTCTATGTTGTGGATAATGGTACCCAATGGAATTTCACTCAAGTACAATGCATTACCTGCATTAACAGGTGCTCCCTTACCAGAGATGACCTCTTGACCAACATTCAAACCGTTAGGAGCTAGGATGTAACGCTTTCCTCCGTCAGCGTACTTAATCAACGCGATACGCGCACTTCGGTTTGGATCATACTCAATAGAAGCGACGACTCCAGGAACGTCAAATTTATCGCGCTTGAAGTCGATAGCTCTGTACCGACGCTTGTGACCACCACCAACGTAGCGCATGGTCATTTTACCCGAATTGTTACGACCACCTGACTTAGACTTTCCCTTGGTCAGTCCTTTTTCAGGTTTATCCGTAGTTACGTTCTCGTAATTGTTCGCGAAACGAAAACGCTGCCCTGGAGTTGTCGGTCTTAATCTCTTTACAGCCATCTCAATTATATATTGCTATAGAAGTCGATCATTTCGCCTTCCGCGACGGACACGATCGCCTTCTTATATGAGTTAGTTTTACCCTCGATCATACCCCCTTTGGTATAACGAGACTTACTCTTTCCATTATAGTTCACCGTGCGCACCTCTGTAACTGACACGCCGTATTTGCTCTCAATAGCTTTCTTGATCTCGACCTTATTAGCACCTCGGGCAACCAAGAAACCGTATTGATTCAGGTCCTCTGCCAGCCCCGTCATTTTTTCCGTAATAATCGGTTTGACCAATACACTCATGATTTCTATTCGCTTAATAAGGTTTCAATCTTTTCAATTGACCCTTCAGTCAAAATCAACTTATTTGCCTCTAAAGTTTTGTAAGTATTTAATTCTGAGGCAGTTACGATTTCAACACCCTGTAAATTTCGGGAGGACAAATGTACGTTTTTATTTGGCTCAGCCAGCACAACTAGTGATTTTTTCGAATCACCACTAACTGCTGAAAGGACTACTGCGAAATCTTTGGTCTTTGGAGAGTCAAAATTGAGATTCTCCAAAACAACGATATTCGAGTCTTTAGCCTTATAGCTCAAAGCCGAGACACGAGCCAAACGCTTCACTTTCTTGTTCAGTTTGAACCCGTAGTTTCGTGGCTGCGGTCCAAAAATTCGACCACCACCGCGGAAGATCGGAGACTTTATACTACCTGCACGGGCAGTACCTGTTCCTTTTTGCTTCTTAATCTTACGGGTACTTCCGGCGATCTCAGCGCGCTCTTTGGCTTTGTGAGTACCCTGACGCTGATTGGCCAAATACTGCTTAACATCCAAATAGATCGCGTGGTCGTTCGGTTCTACTCCGAAGATGGAATCGTTCAGGGTGACTTTGCGCCCTGTGTCTTTTCCGTTTTTATCTAATACTGCTAAATTCATCACTTACGAATGATTAAGTAGGAGTTCTTTGGTCCGGCAACCGAACCTTTAACCACCAACAAATTCTTTTCAGGTACCACTCTTAAAACCTCGAGGTTCTCAATAGTTACCCGTTGGTTTCCTGTTTGACCCGCCATGCGCATTCCTTTGAATACACGTGCCGGATAAGAAGCTGCTCCGATCGAACCGGGAGCACGCTCGCGGTTATGTTGACCGTGAGTACGTTGACCAACTCCACCAAAACCGTGACGCTTTACTACCCCTTGGAAACCCTGACCTTTAGCGTTGCTCGTAACGTGCACGTACTCTCCTGGTTCAAACAAATCCACGGTAACAGTATCTCCCAAGGTCAAATCACGTCCGAAGTCCTTACGGAATTCTACGACTTTGCGCTTTGGAGTGGACTTAGCTTTCTTGAAGTGTCCGGTCAAAGCCTGACCAGTGCTCTTTTCACTGCGCTCGTCAAATCCGAGCTGAACGGTGCTGTAGCCTTCTTTTTCTATGGTCTTCACCTGAGTGACCACGCATGGCCCAG encodes:
- the rpsD gene encoding 30S ribosomal protein S4, whose protein sequence is MARYRGPKTKIARRFGEAIFGPDRSFEKRNYPPGQHGVNKRRGKKSEYAIQLMEKQKAKYTYGLLERQFSNMFKKASSSKGVTGEVLLQLCEARLDNVVFRMGIANSRRQARQLVSHRHILVNGEVASIPSMTLSAGDVVGVREKSKGLVVIEDSLRDNRAGQYEWIEWNGETMEGKFLAIPDRQQIPENIKEQLIVELYSK
- the rpsK gene encoding 30S ribosomal protein S11, producing MAKTTKKVRKSKVKVDAIGEAHISASFNNIIISLTNKTGQVISWSSAGKMSFRGSKKNTPYAAQVAAEDCAGRASEAGVKKVKVYVKGLGNGRESAIRALHNSGIDVTEIIDVTPLPHNGCRPPKRRRV
- the rpsM gene encoding 30S ribosomal protein S13, which produces MARIAGVDLPRNKRGVIGLTYIFGIGMSRSEEILTKADVDVNTKVEDWSDDELARIRNIISEEYKVEGELRSEVQTNIKRLMDIGCNRGIRHRAGLPLRGQRTKNNSRTRKGKRKTVANKKKATK
- the ykgO gene encoding type B 50S ribosomal protein L36, giving the protein MKVRASLKKRSADCKIVRRKGRLYVINKKNPKFKQRQG
- the infA gene encoding translation initiation factor IF-1, with the protein product MAKQAAIEQDGTIVEALSNAMFRVELENGHVVTAHISGKMRMHYIKLLPGDKVKLEMSPYDLSKARITYRY
- the secY gene encoding preprotein translocase subunit SecY; protein product: MKKFIETINNIWKIEELRNRILTTLGFLLVYRLGSYVVLPGIDPAQLEALQEQASSGLLGLLNLFTGGAFAQASILALGIMPYISASIVIQLMGLAVPYLQKLQKEGESGRRKVNQITRYLTILITAAQAPGYIANLQSQLPETAFLLGPGTFWFSSMVLLVSGTIFTMWLGEKITDRGIGNGISLIIMIGIIASLPKSFVQEFVSRLESTGGGLVVLLVEIVILLVVILFSVALVQGVRRVPVQYAKQVVGNKQYGGGVRQYLPLKVNAAGVMPIIFAQAIMFVPITLAGFTGGESNWFINEFSNFQGFWYNFIFALMIIIFTYFYTAITVNTNQMADDMKRNGGFIPGVKPGKLTADFLDTVMSRITLPGSIFLALIAILPAFAMKAGVNQQFSQFYGGTSLLIMVGVVLDTLQQIESYLLNRHYDGLMKTGRLKGRTTTGASI
- the rplO gene encoding 50S ribosomal protein L15 is translated as MDLSNLQPAKGSNKKGNRVGRGEGSKKGGTSGRGHKGAKSRSGYSKKIGFEGGQMPLQRRVPKFGFKNPNRVEYVAINLDTLQRLVDDKKVKGEINIDTFIANGFASKNDKIKILGRGELEAKLDITVHKVSASAKSAIEEKGGSVNLL
- the rpmD gene encoding 50S ribosomal protein L30, with the protein product MATIKVKQVRSVINRPKRQKDTMIALGFKKMNQVVEHNDTPQIRGMIAKVSHLIEIVE
- the rpsE gene encoding 30S ribosomal protein S5, which encodes MLTEYKNVQRVKPTGIELKDRLVGIQRVTKVTKGGRTFGFSAIVVVGDENGVVGIGLGKSKEVSEAITKGIEDAKKNLVRIPLVKGTIPHAQEGKFGGARVFIRPAAHGTGVIAGGAMRAVLEAVGVHDVLAKSKGSSNPHNAVKATMDALLNLRDAGAVAAQRGISVQKVFNG
- the rplR gene encoding 50S ribosomal protein L18; its protein translation is MALTKSERRQRIKMRVRKKVTGNNERPRLSVFRSNKEIYAQLINDLTGETIVSASSLEKEIKSEGTKKEVAREVGKSVALKAAEKGISECSFDRNGYLYHGRVKELAEGAREGGLKF
- the rplF gene encoding 50S ribosomal protein L6; protein product: MSRIGKNPIEIPQGAEVKIDGQMVGVKGPKGEMSLELSTGITATLEEGTLELVRENESKQLKALHGTNRALISNMIKGVTDGFTKSLELVGVGYRASNQGQKLDLSLGYSHNIIFEIPGEVKVETKSEKGQNPTVLLSSHDNQLLGMVAAKIRSFRKPEPYKGKGVRFTGEYIRRKAGKAAG
- the rpsH gene encoding 30S ribosomal protein S8, whose translation is MTTDPIADLLTRMRNAMLAGHKVVDVPSSKIKVEIAKILKEQGYIRDYKVEEDNKQGVLRIALKYNAKTKMPAIKKLERVSRPGLRQYSNAEKMPRVLNGLGIAIVSTSNGVMTNKMARQENVGGEVLCYVY
- the rpsN gene encoding 30S ribosomal protein S14, yielding MAKESMKARERKRQALVDKYAEKRAALKAAGDYEALQKLPKNASPVRLHNRCKLTWRPKGYMRQFGISRVTFREMANQGLIPGVKKASW
- the rplE gene encoding 50S ribosomal protein L5, translating into MSDYKPRLTTEYKERIVPALTEEFGYTNVMRVPKLKKIVLSQGVGEAVADKRVIESALEEMTMIAGQKAVSTKSKKDISNFKLRKGMPIGARVTLRGERMYEFLERLIVAALPRIRDFRGVDEGFDGRGNYNLGITEQIIFPEIDIDKVNRISGMDITFVTSAETDAEAKALLKQFGIPFKK
- the rplX gene encoding 50S ribosomal protein L24, translating into MTKLHLKKGDSVQVIAGEYKGEQGKVLEVFPAKSRAIVEGVNVVTKHVKPSAANPQGGITEEEVPIHISNLMVLDPKSGEPTRIGRRVNDEGKIERYSKTSGEVLK
- the rplN gene encoding 50S ribosomal protein L14, which gives rise to MLQQESRLKVADNTGAREVLVIRVLGGTKRRYASVGDNVVVTIKDALPSGSVKKGQVSRAVVVRTKKEVRRPDGSYIRFDDNACVLLNPAGEMRGTRVFGPVARELRDKQYMKIVSLAPEVL
- the rpsQ gene encoding 30S ribosomal protein S17, coding for METTARNLRKERIGIVTSNKMDKSAVVMIERKVRHPMYGKFVKKTSKFMIHDEQNDCNIGDTVRIMETRPMSKNKNWHLLEIIERAK
- the rpmC gene encoding 50S ribosomal protein L29, translated to MKQSVIIEMSTAELIERIGEENNRLAELKMSHAVSQLENPMELRQMRKTIARLNTELTKRNAEQASN